TGTAGCTCTATACTCCCTTTGTAAAATAATACTCCcttcatccgaaaatacttgtcatcaaaatggataaaaggggggtgtatctagacgtattttagttctagatgtaTCGCGGCGCGAGATAGATGCTGGACTGCGTATAGGCTCGCTCAGCGTGGAATGCCGCACCCAGCCGGGTGCCCCCTTTGTGGGTGCCCCCATCTATGGTGAGGAACCATAGACGGCCGATCTTCCACCCGCTCCTTGATTGCGTGGTCAAAAGAGAAGTCTGCCCATGCAATCAACTAGCGGCGTAGGCAGGAGACTGGTAGGAGCCATGGCTCCCCATCATTGATGTTTTGGTGTGTCTAGACTCCGCAATGACATTGTATTCGGCAATGTGACATCCAACGTATGGCACTTTGGAGGAAAAGGACCAATTGAGGCGAGTAGAATTGCTCAAGGGTGACACTTAGAAGTACACAACTACGATGCTGACGAGATCAAGCCACGGGAAGTAGTCTCGGTGCATCTGTGGATGGGTGTGAGGTGAAACTTGATCTTCGTCGAGCATTGATGGGTGGTAGGCCTGGCCAAATAGGTACTCCCtcctttcatatatatatatatataggtctaATACGTCTCTCGAGGTAGCCTTTGACCAAGGGTAAAAATATTAGTATATAAGATGTAtgatataaaaattatataattagaACTTTTTTTCACATACGAATTCGATGGTACGCTTTGTGTAacatgcatgtcatatatcattgtaTTAACCCATGGTCAAAGGTAACCTCAAAAaacgtattaggccctatataaatgaaAGAAGGGAGTACATTCCAGTTGTGTAGCCAGAGCTGACCACACCCCACGCCAGCCCTTAGAGCTACATTGTTGGCTATAATAGCACCAGACAACGCAGGGCTTCCCCACTACGCCCCAGGCAACATGGCCATGTTTTTTGCCAAAAAAAAAAATCCAGTATGTAGCTCTATACTCCCTTTGTAAaatgatactccctctgtccggaaatacttgtcatcaaaatggataaaaagggatgtatctagaactaaaatacgtctagatatatctcttttatttattttgatgacaagtatttctagaTGAAGGGAGTATAAGATCTTTTAGGTCACTACTTACTTTAGTGATATATATAAAGATATTAtagtagtttacagagggagtacgtgTGTGTGTATTTTATTGAATGTAATAATTCAAAACCCATTCTTTTGGAGCTGCATTTCCCCAATTCAACGCCTTTTTGTTCGAGAACTGATTGCGACATGACCTGTGAGATGCTCTATTTTTTACCTAAATTTTTTCACTCTCTACGCCCAAAATCGGAATCTGCCCCACCGCTGCTGACCGCGTTGCCTTCCCTCTACGAAACAGGTACACACCCTTCTATGGCGTGTTCCAGAAAAAATGGTCATGATGGCTGGTTTGCATGGAGGAACAGGGCAAATAGGCAATGCATCATGGGGCATGGCCGTATCAGGGACATGAGGCCTAACATAACGGAAAAATGATAAGATCATCAGATCATGGGATTGCATTGGCACCCTGTACGATTTGACTTCAGAGTTCAGGATGCCACAAATAGGTTTTGCACAACACAGGAGGGGGAAATCCACTCATTTCGCAACTTCTAAAGAACAACATGCGCGGCAGCAGTTCACAGAACTCACCAGAATGAATCATGCCATTGAACTGCTAAAATCATTGCACAGCTTTAATGCAGACCAAACAACAACTCTTCTAGTTTAGCAAAAGGAAACTAGGACAAGAATGCTGTTCTCAACAGACGCACAACTTTTGCAATTGAGGATTTAACTTTGAAGCAAAAGTCACTCCTATACAATATGACTGCGAACGGTAATATTTAGTCTCCAATCCATGTATCTGGTGACAGATATGAGACGACTAGGAGCAAAATGCAGAAACTAGGAAAATTATGCGTATGAGACGTGATGTCGACGCCCTCTGCTATCGTTGACCTAGTAAAACCCCTCCACCGGGGTTGCATTACCATATCTATAGCTATGTACATGAAGTCCAACGAGGCTGAAGTTTCCCAAACTTCACGGCTTGCTGACATCTAAGTCTACGCCTACTTCCCCGTCGCAGTCTTGTTCATCATCGTCACCCCTATGTCGCTTCCCTAATACTCTTTGCTTTTCATCCTCTATAGGAGGAGAAGCCTTAACAGTTAAACTGAATACTTCATCGTTGCACTGCTGTTCAGCATCATCATCCCTTGGCCGCTTCCCTAATATTGTCTCCTTTTCATCCTCTACAGAAGTAGCTGCCTTATCAGTCAAACTTAACACTTCATTATTGCAGTGCTGATCAGCATCACCCTCCCTAGGTCCCCTTGCTAATAATGTTTGCTCATCATCATCTATAGAAGCAGAGCCCTTATCAGTTGAACAGAACACTTCCCCATTGCAGTTATGTTCCGCAGCATCGTCCCTAGGCCGCTTCCCCAATATCGTTCTCTTTTCATCCTCTGCAGCTGCAGAGGCCATGTGAGTTAAACTAACCTCAGTTTGCGTAGCAGCTCCTGTTTGTTCCCCATTGCAGTCCTGTTCAGCATCATCATACCTCACTCGCTTCACTAACACTGTTTGCTTCTCATCATCCTCTACAGAAGCAGAGCCCTTATCAGTCAAACTAAACATTTGCCCGTTGCAGTTCTGTTCTGCAGTACCCTCCCTAAGCCGCTTCCCTGACATCGTTTGCTTTTCAATCTCTGCAGCTGCAGAGGCTGTCTCAGTTAAACTAGCCTCAGTTTGCTTAGCAGCTCCTGTTTCTTCCCCATTGCAGTCATGCTCAGCATATCGCTTCCCTAATATTGTTTGCTTCTCATCATCTATAGAAGCAGAGGCCTTGTCAATCAAACTAACATCAGTTTGCATACTGACTCCAGTCTGTTTATCTCGACTGGAGTTTGCTTGCACAACAGCAAGCTCTTGATCAGATAGTGCAGAATTGGAGCCCAAACGACCAGTGGATGTCATGTTATCAAGTTGCCTAGTTTGGACACCAGCCGAAGGTATTCTCGACAGCACATCTGGCTTCCTTTCTATATGTACCCAACGACTCTTGATCCAATCTCTTGAAATTCTTATATCATTTAGCTGGCATACACAAAAAAAGTTTTCACCTGGAACAATCATAATATAAGTGTCAGTGACATCCTTCTGTTGCAACTTGCAGAGGTAACTTTAAGAAGAAATACAGAAAAAATAGGGTGCTTGGTAGAAGACGAGGCACATGCAGTTGCTAATTTCTATCACATGAAATACCAAGATAACATTCATTCTCCATCTAATGAATTGCTTCCACAATTTGCAAGCAGTTTTACATCATGATATAGATGATGGTGAATCATGATATGGCTTTTGGAATGTCAGTATTTTTGGAATTTACATACTGATTTAATAGtaactgaagcaaaagatttgTAGAGCAAAATGCCATGAAGTGCCTCAACATTTAGCAAAACAGTGAGTCTCAACACAATACAGTGTAATCCTCATGACTCACTCAATGCCAAAAGAATTGCAGTAACATGACAAACAAGACTCCAAACTGGATGTTTACCTATCACACAATGTATTTCATAAATTGTGCAACATGCTTTTTTTCAGGTTCCGACAGTAATAATTTTGCAAAATCAGCAGAATTATTGTCATACCAACACCATGGCAGGACAAAAGAAACAGTCATGCTCCCCTCCCAGATTTACAAAAGCTACTTATTTATGTGCGATGCACCTAGCTTGTACTAACAGTGTGAACTGACACACGGTAACATGGAGAAAACAATTAACAATCTGTGGCACCAAACTGATGGACGATGAGAAAATATTCCATTTTTAGGTAATATGGTTTAATCTAAAGGAGTGTAAGGAGTATGAATCACCAGGGGGGAAGGGGGGCAGTAAAGAGCTATTGAGATTTTGTTCTCTTATCTTGCGTACAACACAAATATTCTATGAAGACGGTTTTGTATTTCGTAGGCAGACCAAGAATGGAAAAGCATCATTTCAGCAAGAGAAAGCACCTGGGAAATATATTTGCAGGCCATCAGATGAACCGGCATCTGTACTCACTAAAACTCCTTCCCACCAGCCATTAAATTGCCAGACATCAACAGCAGTTCCAGGTAAAAGAGCAGTGTCATCGACCAAAGTCTTTTGTTGAGGACGTGGCCTAATTCTTAGCCGGCCTGGGCATCTCAGTCCAAGTTTATCAGGAAGAGCCAATATAGAGGCACGTACACGCTCCTACATGGAAGCATAAAATAAGTTCAATTGGCATGGCAAGAAATAACCTCATCGGTGCTATAAAAACATACGCTTGTGCAGAAAAAACAGAATAGATCATGATATTGGGAAAAATAAAAGAGTGGCAGAATGCCGAATattatgatatactccctccgttctaaaatataaggtgtattaataTTCCAAAAGGGCAAACGTAACCTATGTTTGACCAAGTTCATAGAAATTTGTATCAACATATACAATACCAAATATAGAAAATATGAAGAAAGAAAATGCCATGGTGAACCTAATGATGCTGATTTGGTGTTGTAGTCATTGATATTTTTTGCTCTATAAACTTGGTCGAACATAGAGAAGTTGACTTTTCTGAAAATTAATATACCTTATAATTTGGAACAGAGTATTATCACTTCAAATGCATAATCCAACTTAGAAAAGTTATACTAAGATCAGTTAGTCATACCTCCAATTTACCACAATTATCAGCATTTTCGAGATCATCATATTGAATCTTCAGTTTGTCATGACTAGTACATGGCCTCAGAACTGTACACCTGAACCAGCAGCCCACAATGCCACTGTCTTGAGATAAGACCTCTATCTTGTCACCAACGTTGTAGGTTGGCATAGGCTGACTCTGGGGCCCTATAAACTTAACTGAGAGATGTCTTACAGGAGATTGTTTATTACTTGGCTTCTGATAAGATGGTATGGAGTCTGCTTGTGGGCTTCGGCAGATTTTGGTACCCAAACATTTCGAATAAAGCCTCTCGAACTGCTTTGAAGACTTGGTCTTCCCAGGTGAACAATGTCTGAGTATCCTTATGACATCAGAACCATCCTTTTCTTGTTCAGGTGAAACTTTCAAGGATAGGACAGCAGCTTGATTAAAATATCCACGCAATGTTCTCAAGTCAAAATGCTTAAATTTATTTTTGCTGTACTGACGAAAGCAGAAACGGATCCCCGCCAATGAACTATTTGGCAAAGTGTCCCCACATTTTTCATAATGCTCTGGGGTTAAAACAGTAGCAATATCATCGACACACTCAACACTGATTACTTGAGAATAAGAGGTGATGAAAACTTCGCAAGGATGAGGAGCAGGAGGAGGTATGGCACAAGCAAATTCCTGGTTTTGATGAAACCATCGCACTTTAACTTTCTTGAGTCCCTTCTTATCTTCATACATATCCTCCAAGTAT
The window above is part of the Triticum aestivum cultivar Chinese Spring chromosome 2A, IWGSC CS RefSeq v2.1, whole genome shotgun sequence genome. Proteins encoded here:
- the LOC123187993 gene encoding uncharacterized protein; its protein translation is MAREDRPEFVRWSEEFLSQERGSRVVHYYLEDAEGVSHLAVVGTERSLRHMLYVVSEDFHGPQGSGGADGGQGMFARKWRSRREVVDWLESFLPAKTLTSNFSKFGPRMGNDVGLDGYSETDSYVCHNLGTTCSTDIMWSGPFWTCSKQLQHYQAFCRNGTTISIHSFALVMSEEENRYLAYLEDMYEDKKGLKKVKVRWFHQNQEFACAIPPPAPHPCEVFITSYSQVISVECVDDIATVLTPEHYEKCGDTLPNSSLAGIRFCFRQYSKNKFKHFDLRTLRGYFNQAAVLSLKVSPEQEKDGSDVIRILRHCSPGKTKSSKQFERLYSKCLGTKICRSPQADSIPSYQKPSNKQSPVRHLSVKFIGPQSQPMPTYNVGDKIEVLSQDSGIVGCWFRCTVLRPCTSHDKLKIQYDDLENADNCGKLEERVRASILALPDKLGLRCPGRLRIRPRPQQKTLVDDTALLPGTAVDVWQFNGWWEGVLVSTDAGSSDGLQIYFPGENFFCVCQLNDIRISRDWIKSRWVHIERKPDVLSRIPSAGVQTRQLDNMTSTGRLGSNSALSDQELAVVQANSSRDKQTGVSMQTDVSLIDKASASIDDEKQTILGKRYAEHDCNGEETGAAKQTEASLTETASAAAEIEKQTMSGKRLREGTAEQNCNGQMFSLTDKGSASVEDDEKQTVLVKRVRYDDAEQDCNGEQTGAATQTEVSLTHMASAAAEDEKRTILGKRPRDDAAEHNCNGEVFCSTDKGSASIDDDEQTLLARGPREGDADQHCNNEVLSLTDKAATSVEDEKETILGKRPRDDDAEQQCNDEVFSLTVKASPPIEDEKQRVLGKRHRGDDDEQDCDGEVGVDLDVSKP